TATCATCGTACAGAAAGGCACGCCCACTCTACGCAGGCAAAGCATTTCTATGCACAGCTATTTGTCACTTGATTCGTAATTTGGGATTTGGACTGGACGTCGTCTCTGAAGGAGAGTTGTACACAGCCATAAAAGCGGGATTTCCTGCCGATCTCATTTATTTGCACGGAAACAACAAAAGCGAACGCGAGCTCCAGGCAGCACTGGACTATACAGGCGTGAAAATCGTTGTCGACAGCGCCGACGAAATCAAAATCCTTGCGGCACTAGCCAGGACAGCCCAAAAGAAAGCTTCCATCTTGATTCGCGTGACACCAGGGGTGGAGCCAGATACGCACGAACACATCAAAACCGGGCAGCACAATAGCAAATTCGGAGTGCCACTCGACAGCCTGAACGAGCTGGCAGAACTGGTTTTGAAGCATACAGACTCAATCGAATTGATTGGGCTGCATGCGCACATCGGGTCGCAATCGCACGACCTCGGTCCATTTCTGGAATTGATTGACATCATGGCAGATCGATTCGCTACGCTCAAAACAGACTATGGAATCAACCTGACACACCTGGACGTCGGCGGCGGACTGGGAATCGCCTATACAAAAGATGATCAACCCACACCTATTTACGAATGGGCTCACGCAGTAGCAACAAAGGTAGCGGAGGCATTCACTCAAAGGAACATCGACTTACCCGAACTCTTTGTAGAACCTGGCCGCTCTATGATCGGCACAGCCGGAGTCACACTCTACCGCGCTGGACATACAAAGCATATAGAAGGTGGATACTCCTGCCTGGCGGTCGATGGCGGTATGGCTGACAATCCGCGCCCCATAACCTATCAGGCGAAATATACAACATGCGTAGCAAACCGCATGAATGAGCCAATTCCCAAAAAACCTGTCAGCCTCGTCGGCAGGTATTGCGAATCGGGAGATATAATCGTAAAGGAAGCTTATTTAGCGGCCCAACGCGACGACATTATCGCCGTGTTCGGAACAGGTGCCTACAACTACAGTATGGCATCTAACTACAACCGCACTACACGCCCCGCATGCGTACTCGTGCACGAAGGGACCTCCGAAATAATTCTGGCGAGGGAAACGAACGAAGACCTGGTACGCAATGATAGGACGCCGGAGCGTCTGCTATAAGGTCGTCTAGTGCAGACCAGTTTTGGCGGAACAAATCGCTCTACTCAACCGATGACGGTTGAATTCACGAATCAGTTACTGAACGAATAAGGGGTTAGTTTCAAATGGGTGGCGATTTAAACCAAATCATCAGCCAGGCGAACTGGTTAGGCGCCCTGAAACAATTCGTTCAAATCATGATTATCTGCTACTGCGCCATCTGGATATGGCGCCGGATAGTCGGTACGCAAGCCGAGCGATTGGTCAAGGGCGTGATGGTTCTGATCGGCGTCGCAGTAATCTCCTACTTTGCCGGATTCACTCTTGTCACTTCTATCCTACAGCACCTGATACCAGTAGCGGTGATGGCGCTCGTCATCATTTTTCAACCAGAGATTCGACGGGGACTGGGCTATCTAGGAAGAATGAACACCTTCAGAATCGATTTCTCCTTGCCGAATCGCGACGTTGACAATACCAGACACGATATCGCTCAAATAATTTCAGCAGTTCGAGATCTCTCTAGAAGCAAAACCGGCGCACTTATAGTGGTTGAACCACCAGAAGGAGAACGAGATTATCTCAGCCCCGGAACTCCGGTAAATGCAGACATTTCCTCCAATCTTCTGCTCTCAATCTTCTTTCCAAAATCACCACTACACGACGGCGCAGTCGTCATCCGCCACAACAAAATTGTCGCAGCCGGCGTGATCTTGCCGATGACCGACGATCCAAAATTGAGTTCGCGATATGGAACGAGACACCGCGCCGCTATTGGACTATCCGAAATTTATGACGGCTTGTGCATCGTCGTCTCAGAGGAAACTGGCGCCATATCGGCAGCCAACCGCGGTATTCTCGCCCGTTACAGCACGGCTGACGATTTGATGGACCCACTATCATACATGTACCTGAAAGACGCAGACCGCAAATCTCCAACCCCGCTGGATTCCTTTCTGTCAATGCTCGGTCGCACCAAATCGAATACTGCCACCAGAGATAGTGGCGAACAGGAAAACCAATCAGACAGTGAACAAGTTAGCGACCCATCTCTCAAACCGTCACTTGAAGTCGCCCCCGTCAAAGAGAGCAATGTTTCCCAGATCAAAAGTTCAGTGGAATCGGAAAAAGCGGTTTAAAACGCGGCATGATTGGCTAACAAGCCTTGAAAAGCCAGTCAAATTTGACTAATAACCCTTTTGAAAAAAATATATCTCATCCCTTCCGGCCGGGTAAGACCGCAGATGAATGCTTAGTTGCGCGCCCTGAGCCACCCTCATTCCAGGGAAAAATCCATAACGACTCAAAGCACCAGCCATCTGATCAAACTTGTCTCTGGGCACAACAACGTATCCTGCCACAATATCGTGAATCCACAAGTCCACGAGGATTCTCACGAGTGCATTGGCAATGGCA
This is a stretch of genomic DNA from Candidatus Melainabacteria bacterium. It encodes these proteins:
- the lysA gene encoding diaminopimelate decarboxylase; translated protein: MSQSTRVVSPNVEIKPVTAATNEKGHLTIGGCDTVDLAKKFGTPLYIIDEATIRQAASAFQAGLSSYRKARPLYAGKAFLCTAICHLIRNLGFGLDVVSEGELYTAIKAGFPADLIYLHGNNKSERELQAALDYTGVKIVVDSADEIKILAALARTAQKKASILIRVTPGVEPDTHEHIKTGQHNSKFGVPLDSLNELAELVLKHTDSIELIGLHAHIGSQSHDLGPFLELIDIMADRFATLKTDYGINLTHLDVGGGLGIAYTKDDQPTPIYEWAHAVATKVAEAFTQRNIDLPELFVEPGRSMIGTAGVTLYRAGHTKHIEGGYSCLAVDGGMADNPRPITYQAKYTTCVANRMNEPIPKKPVSLVGRYCESGDIIVKEAYLAAQRDDIIAVFGTGAYNYSMASNYNRTTRPACVLVHEGTSEIILARETNEDLVRNDRTPERLL
- a CDS encoding TIGR00159 family protein; protein product: MGGDLNQIISQANWLGALKQFVQIMIICYCAIWIWRRIVGTQAERLVKGVMVLIGVAVISYFAGFTLVTSILQHLIPVAVMALVIIFQPEIRRGLGYLGRMNTFRIDFSLPNRDVDNTRHDIAQIISAVRDLSRSKTGALIVVEPPEGERDYLSPGTPVNADISSNLLLSIFFPKSPLHDGAVVIRHNKIVAAGVILPMTDDPKLSSRYGTRHRAAIGLSEIYDGLCIVVSEETGAISAANRGILARYSTADDLMDPLSYMYLKDADRKSPTPLDSFLSMLGRTKSNTATRDSGEQENQSDSEQVSDPSLKPSLEVAPVKESNVSQIKSSVESEKAV